From Vicingus serpentipes, the proteins below share one genomic window:
- a CDS encoding cytochrome-c peroxidase, translated as MNKNKIIAILSLFAFIELAMLLPTNTTPFKVNYPNYFPSPNYDFDKNPLTQEGIDLGRKLFYDPILSKDSSISCSNCHLSYTAFTHVDHKLSHGINDSIGNRNSPSLMNLAWHNSFMWDGAVNHLDVQALAPISHPAEMDEDLNNVIKKLELSTYPNLFYKAFGNSKITGENLLKAISQFELTLISCNSKYDSVINKTATFSLQEENGYKLYKDKCSSCHTEPLFTNNQFENNGLAIDSILKDLGRYGITKNPTDSLKFKVPTLRNIEFSFPYMHDGRYNSISDVLNHYTNNIIKTKTLSQHLSEPIKLTSNEKVDLTAFLLTLTDKNFLFNKEYDFPNHLFFPKTKDN; from the coding sequence ATGAATAAAAATAAAATCATAGCCATATTAAGTTTATTTGCGTTCATAGAATTAGCAATGTTGTTGCCTACAAATACAACACCCTTTAAGGTAAATTACCCTAACTACTTCCCATCTCCTAATTACGATTTTGATAAAAATCCATTAACTCAAGAGGGAATTGATTTAGGTAGAAAACTTTTTTATGATCCCATACTGTCAAAAGACAGTTCTATTTCATGCAGTAATTGCCATCTTTCTTACACAGCTTTTACTCATGTAGATCATAAACTTAGTCATGGTATAAATGATAGTATTGGCAATCGAAACTCACCATCTTTAATGAATTTAGCTTGGCATAATTCATTTATGTGGGATGGTGCAGTAAATCATTTAGATGTTCAAGCTTTAGCTCCAATTAGCCATCCTGCGGAAATGGATGAAGACTTAAATAATGTTATTAAAAAACTAGAATTAAGCACTTATCCAAATCTATTTTACAAAGCTTTTGGAAATAGTAAAATTACTGGAGAAAACTTACTTAAAGCGATATCTCAATTTGAACTAACACTTATATCGTGCAATTCGAAATACGATAGTGTAATTAATAAAACTGCTACTTTTTCTCTTCAAGAAGAAAATGGATACAAACTATACAAAGACAAATGTTCATCTTGTCATACAGAACCTTTATTTACTAATAATCAATTTGAAAATAATGGACTTGCAATTGATTCAATATTAAAAGATTTAGGAAGGTACGGAATTACTAAAAATCCAACTGACTCACTAAAATTTAAAGTTCCTACTTTAAGAAATATTGAGTTTTCATTTCCTTATATGCATGATGGCAGATACAATTCTATTTCTGATGTTTTAAATCATTACACAAATAACATTATTAAAACAAAAACTTTATCGCAACATCTTTCTGAGCCAATTAAACTCACTTCAAATGAGAAAGTAGATTTAACAGCTTTCTTACTAACATTAACAGACAAAAACTTCTTATTTAATAAAGAATATGATTTTCCGAATCATTTATTTTTTCCTAAAACGAAGGATAATTAA